atcccctgaacgtgtgacgttgagcccctctccaagagccagaagcgccaagggtgatctcctagtataagcactctgccgagttgtgggttgggttgtccatagagaaggatcaacgacgacaacaccaaccaacccacgagtctataataaaattgggggcctgtgtccgggagagtgaactgacacacccacaccctgtccaagagtggatttgtacacccttgctgaaatagataaactgtatgaccgcaggtgtattttctctctcttgggaagactcacaggacaaagatggataaggtgcaagcgtttgtggagtcaggcaagcctgaggacttggaaggttgcacgagggatcaattgaaacaaatagcagaaaaatgtggcattaggttgaaagcatctaaagtagctgggatgaaggatgagatcctgaggcagttaagagccaaaaatgaagcggcagaacaaggagcccagaaaggagctgaaagtggaaaggaggatgatgggcaggatgaagtgagatcccagggatcgagtaggagcagcaagagtagccgcagtagcaggagtagccgaaataggagcttggagagattccagttagagctccagatgcagcgtgaggagagacagttccagctggaaaagatgaaattagaactccagatgaaaaatgaagctgagaaggaaaaagaaaaaaccagactggaaatagaaaaagagaaagcaagactagaggtggagaaagaaaaagagaaaaccagaataagagaactggagttggaacaggagaaggaaaaagaaaaagcccaggtcgaaaaagaaaaagagagaacaaaacaaatgcagatagaagcgaatagaaccttggctgagcaaaggattgaacatgggttgccagagagcaccacccaggtatcacacccaccagatgttagggttagggagaaggacattcccttgtttgttcccgaagaggcagagagctttttcgagcactttgaaaaagtagccagcatcaaggagtggccacaggaggaatgggcccagctggtccagttaagattgaccggtgcagccagggaggcatacacccaattgtcactggaagagtgccaggattatgccacagtaaagagcagcatattgcgctcgtttcagttaaccccagaagcttataggaagcgtttcagagaaatgatcaaagttggagcgtgtacttttgctgagacagcaagagatctggaaagacgattccagaagtggattgaggctgctggagttggatcttatgctgacctgaagcagctgatggtcatggaaaagttcttggagatgatgcatcccgaaacaaagttcaagatccaagaagcagggataatggaggtgaaagatgccgcggatagggcggatatgattactgaagcgtacaagagcttaagggagaacagagtgagaagtgaggtgagacgcagcaatggcagatccagtggagtctggggaggaagaaattatgagagacccagaggagtctggggtgagaaaaattttgataaatgggcagataaaagtaagtacccaaaaactcagaagagtaggtcgcgcacttcgtctgaaagtgaggatggaggagctaaacgagaaactaatcgtgatccagggaatcaagaatccagtaaagctccacagagtgcgAGCAGTACGTCTGGcctgaggaactccaatacgagtgggcagagtcagagctactctggtacatataggagagatttttcacagatgagatgttacaattgtaacggattgggtcacgtgatgcgagattgtaggcagggcaagagagttgtgaccctggccatgtgtgaccccggaagtaaatatactaatgtgttccgagacaaaccacagagagcgaatttagtgaacgagaggtataggccgttcatgagtaaaggttggatcagtgtaggaggccaacctgaggtagaagttggtatcttaagagataccggagctaatcagagcttgattacgagaagcctgattgggaatgatcgacggttagctggcaggagtaagatgagagtatatgggttattgtctgagagtgacatgcccgtatgtactgtccagctaaggtcggaatatgtgtcggcggaggtgatgttgggagtgtgccccgacatacctattccaggagtccaagtgatcctgggaaatgacttgtgcgggacaaaggtgttgccgagagtcatagcggagactgtgccagaggagtgcccagaaggccacggcacgggtgggacacctgagagaatgaacctgactgacatccgaggggatgagtcaggagaccgccaagccattgagtaccctgtctcggtagtgatgaagacagaggtggccgacaaggaagacactggagaaggtgagacagtgtcgattcagccagtggaagatattgatgtagacatagcgtggctgttcgatgaaggtccagcccagaaaaatgaagtctcggtgaggtcgaaagtgaagatggcccagccgaagaagaatcaggtgaagagagcggacctgagtagagtccagactgctgaaattaagggtcggaaggtgaatgcaaatgtgctgagtaggaatgaggaaagatgtggacatactgaggacgggagtagagcgtcacgttgtccacgagcacagaggcatagggatagtggagttaagttgtttgagatgtcaagagttggcatgtttcacagacaacgtggaggagaaataatgaagaagagtgatagtcgagaaaatgagaggagaagagacagtatgtgtggagagatg
The Procambarus clarkii isolate CNS0578487 chromosome 51, FALCON_Pclarkii_2.0, whole genome shotgun sequence DNA segment above includes these coding regions:
- the LOC138351927 gene encoding uncharacterized protein, which gives rise to MVMEKFLEMMHPETKFKIQEAGIMEVKDAADRADMITEAYKSLRENRVRSEVRRSNGRSSGVWGGRNYERPRGVWGEKNFDKWADKSKYPKTQKSRSRTSSESEDGGAKRETNRDPGNQESSKAPQSASSTSGLRNSNTSGQSQSYSGTYRRDFSQMRCYNCNGLGHVMRDCRQGKRVVTLAMCDPGSKYTNVFRDKPQRANLVNERYRPFMSKGWISVGGQPEVEVGILRDTGANQSLITRSLIGNDRRLAGRSKMRVYGLLSESDMPVCTVQLRSEYVSAEVMLGVCPDIPIPGVQVILGNDLCGTKVLPRVIAETVPEECPEGHGTGGTPERMNLTDIRGDESGDRQAIEYPVSVVMKTEVADKEDTGEGETVSIQPVEDIDVDIAWLFDEGPAQKNEVSVRSKVKMAQPKKNQVKRADLSRVQTAEIKGRKVNANVLSRNEERCGHTEDGSRASRCPRAQRHRDSGVKLFEMSRVGMFHRQRGGEIMKKSDSRENERRRDSMCGEMLTSTLGEAKRHVWSSAVGCSIVPEETFRERRRVEGEEMEWYRSEKCEKRMMIQAWRNRGKPRTRWKSNRRRSRINEETKGRIVGEDEEVKYDDRRRKYNGSRWKSEDDRGGTDSRCLTLDVKRRRRGNGGWRQ